DNA sequence from the Candidatus Polarisedimenticolia bacterium genome:
GGAACATATGGTGGCGAGCAAGCGGACTTCGGCGCACGTCCACTCGTTCTTCGAAGTCGATTACAGCGCCGTCGATCGGATCCGCCGCGAGAAGAAGGATCGGTTCTTCGAGCAGCACGGCGTGAAGCTCACCTACCTTCCCTTCATCCTTCTGGCCACCGTCGAGGCGCTGAAGGCCTGGCCCGTCGTGAACGCCACGGTCGACGGTGACAACCTGATCACCAAGAAGGACATCAACCTCGGCGTCGCCGTGGCCCTGGACTGGGGGCTCATCGTTCCGGTGATCCGGAACGCGGAGGAGAAGAACCTCGCGGGGCTGGCGCGCGCCACCGCCGATCTGGCGGAGAGGGCCCGCGCCAAGAAGCTCCTCCCCGAGGAAGTCCAGGGAGGGACGTTCACCATCACCAATCCCGGGGTTTTCGGCAGCCTCTTCGGGACTCCGATCATCAACCAGCCGCAGCTCGCCATCCTTGGGGTGGGCGCCATCGAGCGGCGTCTGAAGGTGATCGAGGACTCGATCGCCATCCGCACGCTGGGCTATCTTTCGATCGGCTTCGACCACCGGATCATCGACGGCGCGGTCGCCGATCAGTTCACGGCGCACATCAAGAAGACGCTGGAGAGCTTCGATCCGCAGCTCGTATAGGACCCCGACGGAGGCGCAAGCCGCATGAAGACGATCGTGGCGGAGGAGCGTTGGCCGGCCGGTGCGGCGCGGCTGCCGCTGCGCGTCCGCCGGCTGGGACGGATTCCCTATCCGGAGGCGCTCGCTCTTCAGGAGAGCCTGGTCGGGGAGCGGCAGGCGGGACGCGGGCTCGACACCCTCCTGCTTCTGGAGCACCCGCCGGTCGTGACCCTGGGACGCGGCGCCGACCCGGGCCATCTTCTCCGCACGCGCGAAGAGCTGTCCCGGAAGGGGGTGCAGGTGTTCGAGGCGGGGCGCGGCGGGGACGTCACCTATCACGGGCCGGGACAGCTCGTCGGCTACCCGATCCTCCTTCTCCCTCCTCCCCTGCAGGATCTCCATCTCCTGCTTCGCCGGATCGAGGAGGTGCTCATCCGCTCCTGTCTCGAGTTCGGCATCGGGGCCGGCCGGGAGGAGGGCTTGACGGGCGTCTGGGTGGGGCGCGAGAAGGTCGCGGCCATCGGCATCCGGGTCGCCCGCTGGGTGACTTCCCACGGCTTCGCGCTGAACGTCTCGACCGACCTGGCGGCGTTCGACGACATCGTTCCCTGCGGCATCCAAGACCGCGGGGTCACTTCCCTGTCGCGCCTGCTGGGGCGGGAGATGGATCTCGAGGAGGCCGCCGAGGCCGTGACGCGCGCCTTCTGCGGCGTCTTCTCCGCCCGCATGGAGGAGACCTGAGATGGCAGCCCCCGCGGGACCCGCCAAACGCTCTCCCACCCGCGAGCGTCTCACCCCGAGACGGCGGGAGCAGGCGCCGCCGCGCGGCCGCAGCGCCAAGCCTCCCTGGCTGAAGATCAGGATCCGGACCGGGGAAGGCTACAAATCGGTGCGCCGCACCATGGACACCCTGGCGCTCCACACCGTCTGCGAAGAGGCCCGCTGCCCCAACATCTTCGAGTGCTGGGGGGAGCGAACCGCCACCTTCATGATCCTCGGGGACGTCTGCACGCGGCGCTGCGGCTTCTGCGCGGTCATGACCGGAAGGCCGCTCGGCGTCGACCCCGGAGAGCCGGCGCGCCTCGCCGAGGCGGTGGCGCGCCTGGAGCTGGCCCACGCCGTGATCACGTCGGTGGATCGCGACGATCTTCCGGACGGCGGCGCCGCCCATTTCGCCGCGGTGATCGGCGCGGTCCGGCGCCGGCGGCCGGAATGCGCGGTGGAGGTCCTCACTCCCGATTTCCGCGGCGCGCCGGAGGCCCTTCGGACCCTCCTCGCGGCCTCTCCCGACGTCTTCGCCCACAACGTCGAAACGGTCCCCCGCCTCTACCGCAGCGTCCGTCCCGGGTCGGATTATCGTCACTCGCTGGCGCTGCTCTCCCGCGCCAAGGAGTCGGGCGCGCCGGTTTCGAAATCGGGGTTCATGCTCGGCCTCGGGGAAAGCCGCGACGAGATCCGCCAGCTCCTGGCCGACTTACGGGAGGCCCGCGTCGAGGTGGTGACGATCGGCCAATACCTGCGGCCCACCGCGGGGCACCTGCCGGTCGAGCGCTACGTTCCGCCTTCGGAGTTCGAGGAGATTCGCCGCGAGGCGTTGCCGCTCGGCTTCCGTCACGTCGAGGCGGGACCGCTCGTGCGCTCCTCGTATCACGCCGCCCGCCACCTCGAGAAGGCGGGCGCCGGCGCCGCCGAGGGGGCTCCTTGACGCGCGCCCCCGGGGCTCCTCTCTCCGTGCTCGCCGCCACCGGCGACCTCGCCTTCCGGTCGCGGATCGATCTGGCGCTGGCGCGCGCCGGGATCCCGGTGCGCTTCGTCGCCGCCGGGCGGCTCGTCTCCGAAGTTGCGGCTTCGCGGCCGTCGTTGATCCTGGTCGATTACGCCGGCCTCGGAGAGGCGGATTGGTCGGAGCTTTCCCGGCTCAAGCGGGATCCTGCCAGCCGCGATCTTCCGCTTCTCGCCTACGGCCCGCACCTCGATCACGAGGCGAGGGAGCGAGCCAGAGGGGCGGGCGCCGACGCGCTTCTGTCGAACGGCGAGGTGGCCGCGAATCTCGCGGCCATCGTCATGGAATGGGCGGCGCGCGCCCCCGGGAGCGCTTCGTGAGCCGCACCGCCGCGCCGATCCGCCTGGGGTTCGGCCACAGCCCCGATCCCGACGACGCTTTCATGTTCTACCCTTTCGCCCGCGGCCGGATCGACATGGAAGGGGTGGAGCTGGTCCAGGTCCTGCGGGACATCGAATCGCTGAACCGGATGGCCCTGGAAGGGGCGATCGAGATCACCGCGCTGTCGGTGCACGCCTACGCCCACCTCGCCGATCGCTACTCGATCCTTTCCTGCGGCGGCAGCTTCGGCGACGGCTACGGCCCGCTTCTGGTGAGCCGCGATCCCGTCGCCCTCGCCGATCTCGCCTCGAAAACGGTGGCGGTCCCGGGGACCCTCACGTCCGCCTTCCTGACGCTGCGTCTCTTCGCCGGCCCCTTCGCCTCCCGCGTCGTCCCCTTCGACGAGATCCCGGCGCGTGTCGCCGATGGCACCGCCGACGCCGGGCTGCTGATCCACGAGGGCCAGATCACCTACGAGCGCCTGGGGCTGCGGAAGATCGCTGATTTGGGAGAGTGGTGGAAGCGCGAGACCGGCCTGCCGCTACCTCTCGGGGTGAACGTGGTCCGCAAGGACCTCGGCGAGGAGCGCTGCCGCCAGGCGGCCCGCCTTCTGAGACGGGCGATCGACTACTCCCTCGCCCACCGCGAGGAAGCCTTGACCTACGCCATGGACTTCGGCCGGGGACTGGAGCGGGAGCTGGCCGATCGTTTCGTCGGAATGTACGTCAACGACCTCACCCGGGACGCCGGCTCGCCGGGAAGGCGCGCCATCGCCGAGTTCCTCGAGCGCGGGTACCGCGCCGGGGCGCTGCCGCGCCGCGTCGTCCCGGAATTCGTCTCCCCCTAGCGGCACGATGGCCCCCGAGCCGCGACCGATCACGCCGTTGGGCGATGCCGCGCGGGAGGCGGCCGCAGCCCTCTCCGGCGCCGTCCTCGCCGACCGCTCCTCGCTCGGCCGGATCCGGATGCTGGGGAAGGACCGCCAGGATCTCCTGCATCGCCTCTCCACTCACGAGATCAAGTCGCTGGCTCCCGGGGAAGGGAACCTGACGGCTCTGCTGAACGAAAAGGGGAGGATCCTCGATCTCCTCCATGCCCTCGCCGGCGCCGACGATCTCCTGCTCGTGACCTCCGCCGGCGCCGCGGAGCGGATCCGCGCCTGGCTCGACTCTTACATCTTCATCGAGGACGTGACGCTCGAAGATCCGGGCGGCTTCTGCCTGGGATTGTACGGCCCCGATTCCCCGGCCCTGCTCCGGCGCGCCGCCGGCGGCGACTGGGAGGATCTTCCCCTCTGGCACCACCGTCCGGCCCGCATCGCCGGATCGGCGGCCCGTGTGGCGCGCAGCTTCCCCTTGGCCGGGCGCGGCTACCTCGTGATCGACGCGGAAGGGTCGGCGGCGGTCGCCGAGGCTTTCCTCGCCGCCGGGGCGGTCACCGCCGGAGCGGAAGCCCTGGAGAGACTGCGCGTCGCGGCCGGCGTTCCCGCCATCGGCAGCGAGCTGTCCGAAGAGTTCAATCCGTGGGAGTCGGGCCTCGACGCCGCCGTCAGCCTGACCAAGGGCTGTTATCTGGGACAGGAGGTGGTGGCCCGGCTGCACCATTACGGCAAGGTGCGCCGGCGTCTCTGCGGCATCCTGCTGCCGGAGCCGGAGACCCCCGAACCGGGCGCGGCGGTCTTCTCCGACGGCGCCCGGATCGGCTCGATCACCAGCGCCGCCCTCTCCCCCGACTCCGCCTCGGCGATGGCGCTCGCCCACGTCGCGATCGAGGCCGCCCAGCCGGGCCGCGAAGTTTCCGTCGAGGCAGGCGGGCGGCGGCGCGCCGGCCGCCTCGTCGCGCTCCCCTTCTTGCCGGGACCGGCCTAGATGCCTCCGTCGAGGGCCGGGGAGGCCGGCGCCTCCCCGAGCCCGGCGGCGCGCTGGACGGGCCCCCTGATCCTCGTCGCCTCGACACTCCTTGCTCTGGTCCTCGCCGAGGCCTCGCTCCACCTGCTGGGGCTCCCCGAAGAGCACCGATCCCACACGCACCCTCCGCAGTTCGATCCGATCCCCGGCGCGGACTTCCTCTACACGAACCTCCCAGCGAGCGAAATCCGCTTCGTCTACGACAGCAACCCGCGCGGCTACTTCTCTCCCGGCAACGCGGTGATTCACCGGACCAACCCGAAGGGATTCCGCGGGCCCGACTTCTCCGTCGCCAAGCCTCCGGGGACGATCCGGTTCCTCTTCCTCGGCGATTCCTTCACGTTCGGCGAAGGAGTGCAGGACGCCGACACCTACCCCGAGCGCTTCCGCGCCCTGCTGGAGAAGACCGAAGCCTACCGGGGCATGAGCATCGAGGCGATCAACCTCGGAGTCGGCGGCTACGACACGGAGCAGGAGGCGGCGCTCTTGCGCGATTTCGGCCTTTCCCTGACTCCGGATTGGG
Encoded proteins:
- the lipB gene encoding lipoyl(octanoyl) transferase LipB; its protein translation is MKTIVAEERWPAGAARLPLRVRRLGRIPYPEALALQESLVGERQAGRGLDTLLLLEHPPVVTLGRGADPGHLLRTREELSRKGVQVFEAGRGGDVTYHGPGQLVGYPILLLPPPLQDLHLLLRRIEEVLIRSCLEFGIGAGREEGLTGVWVGREKVAAIGIRVARWVTSHGFALNVSTDLAAFDDIVPCGIQDRGVTSLSRLLGREMDLEEAAEAVTRAFCGVFSARMEET
- the lipA gene encoding lipoyl synthase, with the translated sequence MAAPAGPAKRSPTRERLTPRRREQAPPRGRSAKPPWLKIRIRTGEGYKSVRRTMDTLALHTVCEEARCPNIFECWGERTATFMILGDVCTRRCGFCAVMTGRPLGVDPGEPARLAEAVARLELAHAVITSVDRDDLPDGGAAHFAAVIGAVRRRRPECAVEVLTPDFRGAPEALRTLLAASPDVFAHNVETVPRLYRSVRPGSDYRHSLALLSRAKESGAPVSKSGFMLGLGESRDEIRQLLADLREARVEVVTIGQYLRPTAGHLPVERYVPPSEFEEIRREALPLGFRHVEAGPLVRSSYHAARHLEKAGAGAAEGAP
- a CDS encoding MqnA/MqnD/SBP family protein translates to MSRTAAPIRLGFGHSPDPDDAFMFYPFARGRIDMEGVELVQVLRDIESLNRMALEGAIEITALSVHAYAHLADRYSILSCGGSFGDGYGPLLVSRDPVALADLASKTVAVPGTLTSAFLTLRLFAGPFASRVVPFDEIPARVADGTADAGLLIHEGQITYERLGLRKIADLGEWWKRETGLPLPLGVNVVRKDLGEERCRQAARLLRRAIDYSLAHREEALTYAMDFGRGLERELADRFVGMYVNDLTRDAGSPGRRAIAEFLERGYRAGALPRRVVPEFVSP
- a CDS encoding glycine cleavage T C-terminal barrel domain-containing protein, whose translation is MGDAAREAAAALSGAVLADRSSLGRIRMLGKDRQDLLHRLSTHEIKSLAPGEGNLTALLNEKGRILDLLHALAGADDLLLVTSAGAAERIRAWLDSYIFIEDVTLEDPGGFCLGLYGPDSPALLRRAAGGDWEDLPLWHHRPARIAGSAARVARSFPLAGRGYLVIDAEGSAAVAEAFLAAGAVTAGAEALERLRVAAGVPAIGSELSEEFNPWESGLDAAVSLTKGCYLGQEVVARLHHYGKVRRRLCGILLPEPETPEPGAAVFSDGARIGSITSAALSPDSASAMALAHVAIEAAQPGREVSVEAGGRRRAGRLVALPFLPGPA